In the genome of Prosthecobacter dejongeii, the window CTCACGCTGGCACAGCAATTTTAAAGTGCCTCTCGACCTCCAAGCGGCGCTTGGAAAGAAGCTCATCCGCGAATCTCTCGGAACCTCCGACTACAAGGAAGCCTGCCGGAGGGTTGTTTACGAACGGGCGCGAGTCACCGCGCTTTTTGAAAACGAGCGGCGAAAACTGGTGATCCTAAAGGCCCCCAAGGCCAAGCACGAAAAGCGTCTTCTTACGGTCATTTCAGAACGCGAAGCGTGGGAGATGGCAGCCCGCTACCTTGCCACGTTTGAACACAAGTTCGGAAATTGGATGCAAGAGGAAGGCCGCTTCCTTGGCGAGCATGAACGGGAGCAAATGCGCTCCAATGTTCAGGAGGATGAATACGACTTGGCACGGGGAGAGGAATACAAAGGCCAGCCGTTGGACGGCACCCGTGAGTTGCTGCGCTTCCTTCAAAGCGAAGGCATTGAATGCGCCGTCACCAGCCCTGCCTTCAAGACACTCCGGCCTCTGTTCTTCAATGCACATCTGGAGTATCTAGGGCGTGCTCAAGACATGCTCAAAGGCGATGCAGCAAAGGAACGAAGCCACCAGTTCAAAGGCGTGCATTTTCATTCGCCGGCGATTGCTGAGCAGAAGAAGGGGAAAACGATCAACGATCTTTTGGAACTGCGGAAGCAGACCATTCAAGAGTTCAACCTCTCTCGAAAAAGCGCCGATGCCTCACAACTCACGGCCCGCCTTCTTCGTGAGTTCTTTGGAGGGGAACGCCAGCTTTCGGCCATTCAGCCGGAGGACATCCGGCAGCTTTTCGATTTGCTGCGCCGCATTCCCCCGAACGCCACGAAGCGTTACAAAGGAATGACGCTGGAGCAGGCGGTTGCGGCAGCCGACAAGGCAGAAGACCGGAGGCGCTTGAGTCCGAAAACGCTCCGCAACAACTACATTCAAATCACAGCCCTGTTCAATCTGGCGATGGGAGAAAAGTGGATCAGTGAAAACCCTGTCAAAAGCAAACGACTGAGCCGGTCATTTGAAGACAACGCCGATTCACCTCCCCGCCCACAGTTCACGATTGAGGAACTGAACCGCCTTTTCCGCTCGCCGTTTCACATGGAATGCGCCCAAGGCAAAGAACGCGGAGGGCGCTTTTGGGTTCCGCTGTTGTCCCTGTTTCATGGCTTCCGCTGCAATGAAGCCTGTCAGCTTTACACGGAAGACGTGAAGACCGTGGAAGGCATCACCTTCATTGCCATCCGCGAAGAACGGGAAGACGGCAGCAAATGCGAAAAGAAGCTCAAGACAAAGCAGAGCAAGCGCGAGGTTCCCTTGCATCCTGAGTTGATCCGGCTGGGCTTCATGGATTTTGTTCAAGAACGCAGGCGTGACAGTGCATCCCCTCGCTTGTTCCCGGAACTCACGCCGGGCCACAAGGGCTATTTCTCCGATGCCTTTAGCAAATGGTTCGCCCGCTTCGTGGAATTGACCGTTGGCAGCGAATGCCGGGCAACCATGCACAGTTTCAGGCACCAGTTCAGAGACGCCACAAGGGCGGCAAGGCTCCCCGCTGAAACGGTGGCACGCCTCGCAGGCTGGGAAGACGGTGAAGGCCCGGCAAGCCGTCAAATGAACCACTATGGCAGAGGAGCGGGCTACCTCCGCACACTCGCGGAAGACATCGCCAAAATCGAATACCCCGGCCTTGATCTGAGTCACCTTTGCGCTGCAAAAACGGTGAAATCGGAGCCTGCCGAAGATTGAGACAATCCAGCTTTTCACTCTTGCGTGCTCTCTGCCGACTCTCTAATTTCACAGTGCTGATCGAGAGGTCAGACGAGACTTGATAACCTCGCGTATAGCGGCGGGCGTGTGCCGCAAACACGCCGCTTCCAGACCTGAAAATGGCCCGGAGGCGGCGGTTATGTCCAGAGCCTCCGGCTTAAAGGCCGTCGCGGTCGTCTATACGCGACTTATCAACTCTCGGGTCACCCGTTTGGAATTTTTCCAGGCGTGGTGACAGAGATTGATTTTCTGCCTTTGAACACATGGACAACCAGCAAGCATCAAACGAACGGTGGTATTACTCCCAAGGAGAAGCCGTCAATGGCCCCTTTTCTCTCTCTGAACTGCTCCAAAAAGCGGAGGAAGGAATTCTCAATTCGGAAACGCTCGTTGTGCCAGAGGGCAGTGAAGATTGGCGGCCATTCTCTGCCATCGCCCCTGCCGACACCAATTCTCAAGAAGCCAAAGAAGCGCCGTCACAACACGCGGAGCCTCCCCCTGTTCCGCACGAATCAGCGGGGACTATGCCGAATGACAACGTGGACAAACCAGCCCCCAAAAAGTTACGCGACAAGCTCTTTGAATCGCCCGTTGAGGCATCTGCAAAACCGGCCCCAAACAACAAAGACGCCCTCAAGGGCTGCGGCGCGCTCGTTCTCCTTATCGTTGTGGCTGCGATCTTGTGGCATCACTGGCGCTTCCTGCTTACGATGGGTGGTTTTCTTGGCGTTTGGTATGGCTTTGCTAGTTCCGGCCTCCAAGCCAAACGGAGCAAAGTCTATTCAGTGGGCGGTGGTTTCGTGCTGGGCTTACTGACAATGATGCTTTTGAGAAGCTGCGTGGGGACGGATGGCATTGATTTTTCAAATCCTCCTGCGGCAATAGAAAAACTGGCGAAGGAGTCTCTTGGATCGGCAGAGGGCTTTGAATACATCAAGGTTGAAAAGACAGGCCCGAATCAAGACGGCTATTTCGTGAATATCAGCTATCGTTCACCGGGGGATTTTATCGGCGGTGAGAAAGGTTCATTCCAGCGAATCAAGCGGGACATGAACGACACATACAAAACGATTTTGGCTCATCCAGAACTGGCGGTCGTTCATTTGAAAATCAATGCGCAGCTAGAGCTAAAAGACAAATTCGGCAACACAGCTTGGGTTGATGTTTATCGAACACGTTTGGAAGAAGCAGCTACCGGGAAGCTCAATCGCCAGAATCTCAACCTCGTGGATTTTGAAGAAATTTGGGATGTGGTTTTCATTCATCCGATATTTTGGCCCTTCGATGAAAAGCAATCTCGGTGATCTAGTGAAACGAGGGCGGCTTGCCTCCCTCGCGTTGATAATTCCTGCGCTGTTTGCGGCTTTAGGATGCGGCAAACACGGGCAGGATTCACCTTCCGAACAAAGAAACTCAAGGACGCCGCCCAAGAGGTATCATCATGCCCAAGCAGGAACCCCGGTTTATTTCTTCAAGCCGCTGTATGCTGACAACCCGCGCTGCTCATTCGAGTATGAAACCCTGCCAAGCGGGGCCGTGCGTTTCATAGACGCCTACGATCATCGGGAATACTGCATGACGCAGCCTTTCGAGATGAAGGAAAGGCCGTTGCCAGAATCAGCCGTGAAGGACGCGCCTGCGAATATGGCCGAAAAGGAACGGGCGATGAACGAGCCGCTGAAATACTACCTCATCACGTCGTATGCCACGGTGAAGGGCTACCGTTACAGCGCGTTCCGCTATGCGATTGACCACAACGGAACTGTTCGTTTCGATCAACGCGGCAGCAAGCTGGCGATTCCACCGCCCTACATCATCGAAGAAAACTTCGTGGGGAAAGGAAATCACCCAAAAATCCCGGACTACCCGCCTTCACCAGACAGGGGCTAGCTGTTCCGGTTTGAACACATGTGCGAGCCTACTAAAGAGAGAAGTCACACGAGCAAAAACCATCGAATATGCCATTTTTGAAGCAGTCCCCCTGCTCAACCATTGAATTCATCACCCTTCTCCCTCGATACAAAGTTCCTTCCCGAAGATGCTGCGGAGGACAAGATTGATTTAGACTTGGGGACGTGGCGTGTGTTTGGCCTGACTCCCGGCGATGAGATCGTTGATGAGTTCAAGAGCCATCTTTCTTCGCCACCGGATGACAAAGAGAAGACGGGCTACATGGATGATTTCGCATGGGATTCCGACATTGTTCCCGGCGGCCAGCCGTTGTATGGAGCGTTCCTTTGCCGTCTTTCGGGGAAAGACGACCGGAAATTCTGGATTCGGAAACAGGCTTTAATCCATCCCACGGATTCACGCCGTATCGAGCCGCCCCTTTGCTCCGGCTGCTGCCGCTTTCGTCTGGACAGTCAACTGCCCATCACTGGGGACTTCATTCACACGGCCAAGCTCTACCTCTCCCTGAATCTGCAACGCTTCATCAGGCATCAGCCACCGCAGGACAACCCCAAAAAGCCGCACACTCCGCGCCTTCAAAGACGAAAGGGCAAACGCTGTGTTCATGGAGATGAACAATCCCTTGATGAGCAGGACAACTGGCTGCCCGACACTCCCGAATGGCGAAAGTATGCCACCAGAGAACACTTCCCGAAGTATCTGGAGTTGATCGGCGATCAAATGGGCAAGGAATTGTCCCGTGCCTGCAACGTCATTGAAAAGAGCGTGCTTCAAATCGACCCGGAAGCCGATTGGCCGCAAATGGGCTGGGAGCGGGAAGACTCATACAGCCTTAGCCAGGTGGAAACGCTCTGGGAGTTCCCCGCAGACAATCCCATCACTACCGTCTGGGAGCTTGGAACGAAGCTCATGCACCTTTCCAAGACCGGAGGGAAAGTAGCCATGCACAAAATGCAGGCCAAAGAGGCCGGGCACATCTACAACTCCCCCTGTTTCAGCATCCCGATAGCCAAAAATGTGCGCTTGAAGCTGTATGCGAAAACCAATCGGCGGATTCGATTCGAGATTGTGCATTCCGAACTCTGGAATCAGCGGGCCGCGCTTCTCAAAGAGGCCGGATTGAACCCGGAAGCAGGCGGGCGCTCTTGGGACGATGTTCCGCATCTGCTCAAAGCACTCCGGCAACGGGCGGCGAAGCACATGAACAACGTCATGGAGCATTTGCAAACCGTGCAAACTCCCGAATTGAAGCCCAAGACGCTCTTGGAACTGATTACCGCCGTCTTTGAGGCCATTCCTCCCACGATCTTTAAGCAGACACGCATGGATCGAATTCAAACCATGCTCATCTGGCTTTGCTTTCACAAAGGCTACCGGGGCGGCATCAAGAAGGGGCCGTATTCCGATGCTCTCAAGACACTGGCGGAGCGCGGGATCATTAAGTTTGACCACAAACGGAAGTTTTATGTGCTCACCAATGCCTACAGAGACGCCGCAGCGGCCCTTTCCTCGATAGCAGGTGATCCTCTTTTAGCCTTGATGGGCATTGACCTATCCGAATTCGTCCTGCAACCCACCAGCCTCTCGCCTCCCGTCCGTGTCCGTGAGTGACATTCCCCGGCCTTAGCTCTGCCGCCAAGGCTCGCACATGTGTTCAACTTGGCCGTCTCCGCTTCTGAAAGTGTGTTCAAACAATCGTTGCCCGCTTTTTGCCCCGAAATCGCCCGGTTTTCCGTGGGAAGGGCTAATCTGAATGTGTGTTCTCGAAATCACTATTTTATTAAGGCCTACAGCGCGAGGCTGTTGCTTCTGGCAAGAATCGCGCTCTAGGACTTGCGCTCCCACACACGCACATAGTCCACTTCCATTGATGTGGGAAAACCCTTCTCCGTTGCTGCCAGTGGTTGGGGTTTCATCTCTTGCCCCACCCAACCGATGTGCGGATACCTTAGTCCAAGGGAGAGAGTGAGGTTCATCGGCAGGTGCCAGTATTGGTTGGGCTTCCGGGCAACTTCCTTGCCATCGATATACCAGATGATGTTTTCAGGGGTGACATCGCAGCCATAGACGTGAAAATCCTCACGCGGGTCCCAAGGAGCCGTCCAAGCATTCTTACAGAGCGCAGGGTCCGTTCCCGGCCTGACCCAGCGGACCTTCCCGTCTTTGTCTGCAAGTCGCAGATGAAGATTCATGTCGATCTGATTCACGGAGTCGCGCACCTTGGTTTCGCGATTGAGTTCGTTCATTTGCAGTTCGACGAAATCGATCTCGCAATAGCGCACCTCGCCTGTTGAGGTCTTGCCATCGCTGTAAATCCAGAACGCGGGACAGGCCCCAGGGAAGAGGCTACAACCTTTGATTCGCGCCTCGTAATAGCCGTAGGTGCGTTTCAGCTTCGAGCGGAAGATGCCCGACTTGTAAGACAGCGATAGACCGTTCTTCCGTGTATGCGGTTCATAGGTCATGCTCAGCACTAGCTTGCCGTCCTTCTGAACCGCGTTCTTCTCATCCCATGTCCAGGGTCCCCAACTCGCAATATTTGTTGTCCACTTCTTAGGATCGACTGCCGCGCCATCGAATTCATCTGAGAACGCGGGCTTCTGCTCCCACAAACCGGTTTGGCCCAATGGTTTCACAAGATTGGGTTGAGATGGGTCTGCATGAGCGTTCGCGAACAGCAGGAGTGTTGTGAGTGCGCAGAGAATAGTTTTCATAGATGAAAAGAATGGACACCATTCAATTAAAGCCATCAACCGCTTCGCACATGGCATTTCGTCTTCGACACATTCAAAAATAACACTTTCCTTTTGTGTTCACACATATACGAGCATATATGTGTGAACATGGATGGCAAATTTGTAGCTTATTACCGCGTTTCGACAGCGAAACAGGGCCAGAGCGGCCTTGGACTAGAAGCCCAAAAGGCAGCCGTTGAAAGCTACCTGAACGGCGGCAAGTGGAACCTCGTTGGCGAGTTCGTGGAAGTGGAGAGCGGCAAGCGCAAGAACCGCCCGCAGCTAAACGCCGCCCTCGCTCTATGCAAGAAGCAGAAAGCAACGCTCATCATTGCCAAGCTGGACAGACTGGCCCGCAATCTCCACTTCATTTCCGGCCTGATGGAGTCCCGGATTGAGTTCTTGGCAGTGGACAACCCGACCGCTAACCGCCTCACGGTGCAAATTCTCGCCGCCGTCGCAGAAGAGGAAGCACGTGCCATCTCCTCCCGCACCAAAGCCGCTCTCGCCAGTGCCAAGGCAAGAGGCGTGGTCTTGGGCAAACACGGTGCGAAGCTGGGCAAGGCCAATCACGAGCAAGCTGTGAAGACAGCACACAACTTGGAGGCCACGATTGAAGCCCTCAAATCCGAAGGCATCACCGCCGTTCGTGAAGTTGCCACTGCGTTGAATGCTCGTGGCATTGCCACCCCGCAAGGCAAGCAATGGCACAGCACATCAGTTCACCGCCTTTTGAAGCGTCTCGACAATGCCACCTAAAAAGCCTTCCTTTCGCACATGTGTTCAAGCCCCCTTGTTGCAACCGGTGCTCACTTGCCGGGAAGCCTGATCTGCCACTAGTCAGAGCGTCCTTTTTTGCGGCGCATACATGCTTTGAATCGAGGGGGGCACCGTGCTATCCTCTCCGTGCCTTGGTTTGGCTTTGCGTATGGTAGTTCCGGGCATTGAACATCGCCTGATGCCCCACCATGCCCAAGCCCGTTTACATTCCCAAGAATCCTGCCAAAAAGCCCGGCAGACCCACGCTTTTGAACCCCACTAGGCAAGCCGCGCTTCTGGAGGCGATTGAACAGGGAATGCCGCTCAAACAAGCTGCCGCAGTCGCGGGCATGTCATACGACACGCTCAATCATTGGCAAAAGCGGGGAGAGAATGAAAGTGCCCCGCCTGAATATTGCCAGTTTTACCAGCAACTTCGGCAATCTCAAGCCGTCGCCATGCAGGTGCATGTTTCATCCATCTGTGACGCGGCAAAGCGCGACTGGCGGGCCGCAGCATGGATGCTGGAACGACGGTTCCCGGAAGACTTCGCCAGACAGCAACACCATGAACATGCCGTGTCAGATGCGAAGCCTTGGATGCCTGACCCCGACGTAACGCCTGAGGTTTTGATTCGGATGAAGAGACAGCGGGGGATTGCCGAACTGCTCAAGAAGCTGGGCAGCATCATTCTGGAAAAGAAGCGCCAGCGGGAAGAAGATGCCAAGGCCGAAAGAGAAGCCGTTACGCTGCAAACGCCGCTCGTTTTGAACACAAAGCAGACGAAGCCCAAGCGTGCTCCCTTGCGCGAGTGAGTGAGCAAGTCACAAAACGGTTGCAGTGTCACACCGAAGCGGCACACTGATTCACGATGTCACGGGCCTAAGCCCTTGATTTCCAAGGAAAAGACGGCGTTTGGGTATTCTCCCACCCTCTCCGCCACTGCGAAAAGCGCCCCGAGCCTTGTAAAATATGGCCTCGGGGCTTTTTTGTGGGGTTGAGGGGATTTTTGCTGAATCATGCCTTTTTAGGCCTTTTCATGCCTTTTTACTGGTGTAAAGTGGTGTAGAATTGAAGCGGAAAAAAGCCATCACGGAGAATGAGAAGGGCATCATCGCGGTCACCTTTGGGACGGCGGTCGCTCAAGTATTCCAGCGGGGGAATGGCTATTGGAAGGTGAATTGGAGGGAGGCGGGCAAGAGTAAGTCCACCACAAAGGCGAAAAGAGAGAAGGCCATCGAGTTCGCGGAGTTGAAAGTTCGGGCGCTGGATGCGGGGCAGGGGGGCATGATGATGACCACGGCGGACCATGCGCTCTTAACCCGACTTAAGGCCGTGAGTGGGGATCGCTCGCCTTTTGCGGTGCTGGATGAGTTGGAGTCTGCGGCCCAGAAATACGGGGGCTGGCAGTTCTTCAGCCGGGCGGTCTCTCATTATGAGGCCTCAGGCCTGGCAAAGGTTGAGCTGGTCACGGTCCAGAAAGGATTTGATCGGCTGATTGATAGCTACGGGAAGCGAGATCCTGAGACAGTGGAAACGCTGGAGAAGGAAATTGGCCTCTTCTGCAAGACTTACGGAGATCTGCTGATCTGCGATCTCACGGAAGAATTCGTCGAGCGCTGGGTGAATCGCCGGAAATTGAATGGCGAGGTAGCAGCTCCTCGAACGCACAACAATCGGCTCGATTGTTGGCGTACTTTTTTGAATAAGGCCCGAAAATGGAATTACTGGCCCCAGGGAGAGAAACACCCAGGAGAGACGCTGGAGCGAGAGCGTGTGGCTCAGGGGATACCTGAGATTTTCACGGTCGAGCAGGCCACGGCGCTTTTGAAGTTGGTCCAGAAAGAAGAACCGAAGGCGCTGAACTACTTTGTCACGGCATGCTGGTTGGGTCCTAGACCAAAGGAGATCCTTCGAATGACCCCTGAGATGTGGGACTGGGAGCGTGGCTACGTGGGCCTTTCAGCGAAGGTGGCCAATAAGGTTCTGCGCCAGCGGTTTGTACCCATTCCTGACAACGTGAGGAAGATCCTGGGCGGGAAGATTGAGGATCCTCGGGACAAGGTCTTTTACGGCAAACGTGTTCGAGGGGCGCTCTGCACCACCAAAGCAGGCGATGAGATTTCAGCGCTCGCTAGAAAGCATGGCATTGTCGAGAACTGGCCTGCTGATGTGATGAGGCACAGCTATATTTCCTACCGGCTGGCCCAGGGGCATAGCCGCAGCCAAGTGGCGGAATGGTGCGGGAACAGCGAGGCGGAGATCCGTCAGTCGTATCGGCGTCCTCTGATGAAAGAGGAGGGCGATAAGTGGTTTCAGATCGGGCTTTAATTCGCATTAACATTGAAGAAATTAATATTGGCCTTTTCTGCTAAATAAGTCTATGACTTAAGTATGAAAAAAGAAGAATTCGATAAGTTGAAGGGTCTACCTGCAGCCAATGAAAGCCAACTGATTTTAGGTAGTCGAGTGGCAGGGACTGGCAAGCTTGAATTCCTTGATTGGGATGACCTCAAGGAATCGGGTAAGCTTAAATTTACTCCTACAGCTCCTCTCAATGTTAGGCTGGAGGGGAAAGGGGAAGTAACCTACTTTCAACATCGAATTGAATTTAAAGCTGCCACAAAGAGCGGTGAAGCCTACTATCTGTTGACCTAGATTGAATGGGATTATCTCTCTATTAGATAGCCTAGCGGCAGACTGAGCATTTACCACCGGCGTTGCAATGTCCACAGTACTTGCAGTTTTTGCAGGCTCCACAGAGGCCGCTGGGGTTGCAGTAGGCGCAATCGGGACGGGCGGCGGGGAGTGAGAGGGTGATTACCAGGGCTAAGGCAGCAACGGCGACAGCGAGAGCGATTTTCATACTTGCATCGTGTACGTTCTACGGGAATTTATTCTTAGATGAATGTTTATTGGCTTTCCCGTGATGGCGTTTCCCCGGCCGAGGGGCCTTTTGCTATTGGGCAACTGCAGCGGATGTATGAGGCTGGCCAGGTGAATGCTTTGGCTCAGGTAAGCAGGACGGGGGAGGATCTCTGGATACCGCTGTCTGAGGAATTAGAGGCCGTGCAAATGCCGACATCATTTTCTCAAATTAAGCACTCCATTCCTCCAGCGATTGGCCGCGTAAAGTTGGTTAAAAGCAGCGGATGTCCGGCCATACTTTTGTTCTTTGGCGGCGTCATCATGTGCTTCATTTTCTTCCCTGTCGGGATTCCGATGATCATCATTGCCTTCATGATTGATTTCGCGAATGGCCATCATGTGTGCAGCGAATGTGGCAACAAAGTGATGAAGACCTCTAGCTTTTGCCCTGCCTGCAAGGCTGAATTAAAATGAAAAGCTGGTGGTTATGTCGAGATGGCGTAGTGCATGGTCCTTATGACCAGGACACCGTTCATCGATGGCTAAATGAGGGTGAGATCTTCGAGGGAGATCAGCTTGCTGAGGTTGGGACAGAAGCTTGGCAAGATGGGAGATCTTGGGCTCTAAAGAATGATGAATCATTTCTCTTCGAAAATCTGCTGAATGAGATTGTGGATGAGATGCGTGCTAAAAGGGTCTGGCGAGGGATAAATAACGATTCGCCAAGTCCTGATTTCCGGTGGATAACGCTCAAGGAATCTATGGCCGTAACAGAATATTTGAACCGAACGCAACCAGGATGGAGCGCTAACGAGAAAGGCGAGGAGCTGTATTTCTGGGAAAGTGACGAGATGGCTCTGAAAGTTCGCGTTGCCCTTGCGAAGCTCTTTCCTGAAAAGCTGAAGGCTAAGAGTCGTGTGCGATACCAATAAAAAAGCCCGTCTCAAGACGGGCTTTGAAAGGGGATAATGTTAGACGATTGGTTAGGCTTTTTTAGGCTTTCTTGCGCTTGCCAGAAGTATAACTGACCTTCTTCGGCGACTTGGGATCTGCTGCCTGAGACTTTTCGTCTTCGGCTGCGATGTGTTGAGGCGGCATCTTGGTGATGTTGCTGGAGGAAACGGCAGGAGCTGCAGTCTTGGCCCCCGTGTTCACGGAGTTGGGGGCTTGTGACTTTGACCGGCGCTTGACGAGCACATCTTGAATAGCCTCGGACAAGAGATCATCAAAGCTGATGTTTTCCTCTTTGGCCATCATGAGGAGCTCATAAAGCTCAGAGAGCGGAAACTTAATCACTGACGCCCCCATCATTTTTTCCTCCACCCACTGAGGAACAGGAGAGATGCCTCCTTCCCATTTAACGATTCCTGATGCTGAGCAGTTGCCGAGTTGAGCAGCAAGCTCTTCCCGAGTGAGGTCTCGTGATTCTCGCAGTGTGCGTAGTTGTTCGCCGGTCATGGGTAAAGGATCATGATTTAAATTTACCCGTTTGGCAAATTTTTGTTTGCCAATTAACCAGATTGGTAACAATATGCGGGTGTAATTAACCTATTTGGTAAATATGAACGCGACCATCGAAGTCAATTTGTCGGACTCCTTAAACGCTGAGGAGCTGTGCGAACTCACTGCTGAAGCAGAGGAGCAGGATAAGCCGATTGCACGTGTGCTTTATGAAGCGGCCAAGGAAGTGGCGCGCCGTCGCAGAGAGCAGCGCGAGGGCAAGGAGCCTGCCCTTGCGGCCTAACATCAAACACTTGCCTACCTATGAGTGCGACTAACAAGAAGGCGAAGAGCAAAGGGCCGGGGATGCCTGGCTACAGCGACCGGGAATGGGCGCTGATGGACTTTGGGCGGTGCCGTAACATCGCGCTCCGGGCTCTGAGAAAGGCCAAAGAGGAGAAAAGTCCTATCGCGGCCCGAGGCTGGGTGGGAATGGCGCGTGAGTGGGGGAAGACTGCGCGTGAGGTTTATGCGCGGGCCTTTCCTGAGCGCGTCCCTACCCAGCGTAAAGCGGGCAGGAGTGCCCACGCACCTCTCAGAGCGGGAGGTGGGCGATGAGTGCGCCGATCTACACACGCCGCATTGTGCGGGAAGCGATCCGTGACTGGCTGGTGAAGATGAAGTTGGTCAAGGGGGCTCCGGCTGTGCTGGATCTGATGACTGATGATCTCATGGCTGATATCGGCCTGACGTTTGCCTTTGAGATGGTTCTGACGGAGCGGGCGGTGCAGCAGGCCAAGGGCTACGATGCAACGCACGATGATGAGCACACTCACGGGGAGCTGACGCTGGCAGCGCTGGAGTATGCGCGGCATGCCTATGAGCAGGATGGCAGCGTGCGAACGGGGCAACCTTTGACCCGGCCCGCTCCATCGAGCTGGTGGCCTTTCCGGGCGTGCGATTGGCACCCGAGAGATACGGCCAAGGCCAATCTGATCGTCGCGGCGGCGATGCTGATCGCGGACGCGGAGCGCCTGGAGCGGGCTGAGGCCACGCCCATTTCACAACCCCAGTTGGATCTGAACCTGAACCTAGAAAGACCACGACCATGAACCGAGTACCTGTGTTGTTCCGCAAGGCGGACGAACAATTTCGAATCGCGGGGGCCGATACGGTGCTCGTCACGATCAATGCGGGCAATCGCCTGCATTACGTTGCCGGCAAAGGCGGTAAGGCAGTGATGGAGGAAGCGGAGTGGGAGGGTTACAAGCTGCTCTGCAAGCGGTTCGCGGAATCCCCCATGGATCGTCAGGATGCCGATCCCTTTGCGGCGCTCCTGGAGCCACGCCTAACGACTGAGGATCTCTGGCATATTGTGACCTCACTCGCCGCCGAAGCTGCGGAAGTGCTGGTGTTGATTCGAGGGGCCATGACGACTCTGAGTGTGGAAGATTATAGCGATGCCCTGGCAGGTGCCGAGCGACGGCAGGAAACCGTGTCGAGCTGCCTCAACCAACTCATGGTTAGGCTTCGTGGTGAAGTGCCGATGACACCGCAAGGGGAGCCGCTGCCCAAGGCCGAAGAGACAACCACGGAAGATGCGGAACAGACGGAAGGGAGGGCGCGCTGATGCTTTGTGAATGCACCATTCGGGCTGAGGGCCCAGGAAAACGCTGGATGCGCAACGTGGAGGCGACCAGCACTTTCGACGCGATGCAGCAGGTGCTGAAGCTGCCTGAGGTGGCGGTCTATTTTGCCGATCGGCCTTTCGCGCCGCTGTGCGTGCATGTGCAACCTCACCAAGCTGAGGAGGTCAAGCAGGCGGCATGAGAGCGGGGCTTTATCCATTGAGTGTGATCGCACGTTTCCTGGGGCAGCGGCCCTCGGAAATGACGCGCTACATCGAGATGGATGCCCTGCCTGCGATCAAGGTGGCCACGGCAACGCGGCCGGCTTGGCGAGTGGCGCTGCCGACCTTCCACCGATGGCTAGCGGCCCGCTCTTCGGGCCTCACGCTGACGGTCGAGGAACTGCGGGAAGAGCTGAGGCTCTGCGAGGAAGCGGAAAAACCGAAAAAAGGAAAGGAACAAAGCGAGCATGAATGAAGAACTAAATCAGGAGGTCGAGGACCGGGTAAATCGAGAGGGCGGGCGGCTTGC includes:
- a CDS encoding helix-turn-helix domain-containing protein, whose amino-acid sequence is MTGEQLRTLRESRDLTREELAAQLGNCSASGIVKWEGGISPVPQWVEEKMMGASVIKFPLSELYELLMMAKEENISFDDLLSEAIQDVLVKRRSKSQAPNSVNTGAKTAAPAVSSSNITKMPPQHIAAEDEKSQAADPKSPKKVSYTSGKRKKA